In Bogoriella caseilytica, the genomic window TCGCGTGGCCTCGTTGAGCGGAATGCTGACCACCAGCACGTCGCTGCTCGTGAGGTGCTCCTCCAGGGCCGCGACGGGCGCCACCGCCTCCAGGCCGTGGTCCGCCGCGTTCACCGCACCCGTGCGCGTGATGGCGCGTCCGCGCATCCCGAAGGCCCGGAGCACCTGCCAGGCGGCCTGGCCGATGTGCCCGAATCCGAGGAAGGTGATTGTGGATCCCCGCAGCGTGCGCGCCTGGGCCATGGTGGCGTCGTAGATGGGCGAGGACCACTGGCCCACGCGCAAGCGGGCGTCCTGGTGCAGCGTGCCCCGCCGGAGCATGACCAGCGCAGCGGCAATGTGCTCGGCGATGGAGCTTTCATGGTGGAAGGTGTTGGCCGCCAGCACGTGCTCGCCCAGAGCGCTGCGGTCGATGCCGTCCAGGCCCGCGCCTACTGCGTGCACCAGCCGGAGGCGTCCGGCGCGCGCCGCCAGATGCTGGGGGAGCGTGGAACCCACGAAGACCTCGGCGTCGCGGATCAGGTCTGCGGCCTCGGCCTCACTCGTGGCGAGGTGGGCCTCGGCCTCAGGTGGGAGAGCGGCCAGGAAGGTCTCCCAGTGCGCGGCGAGCGCGGCGTCCTTGACCAGGACCTTCATCGCCGGGCTCCTGGTGAGTCGGTCGTGCCGCGGACGATCAGCTGGGAGTCCTGGAGCAATGGCTCAGCGGGTACGTGCTTGCCGGAGACGAGGTCGGTGAGGAGGTTCAGAGCGAGTGCGCCGCCACCGGGGATGGACACCCGGACCGAGGTCAGGCCCGGTTCGGCAACGGCGGCGATGTCAAGATCGTCGATTCCGATGATGCTGAGGTCACTGGGGCAGTGGCGCCCCAGTTGCCGGAGGCCGGCCTGAACACCGAGGGCGACCAGGTCGTTGTAAGCCAGCACAGCGGTCGAACCGCTCGAGGCCACCGAGGCGGCGGCGGCGAGGCCACCGTTGACCGAGGCGGCCTGA contains:
- a CDS encoding 2-hydroxyacid dehydrogenase, yielding MKVLVKDAALAAHWETFLAALPPEAEAHLATSEAEAADLIRDAEVFVGSTLPQHLAARAGRLRLVHAVGAGLDGIDRSALGEHVLAANTFHHESSIAEHIAAALVMLRRGTLHQDARLRVGQWSSPIYDATMAQARTLRGSTITFLGFGHIGQAAWQVLRAFGMRGRAITRTGAVNAADHGLEAVAPVAALEEHLTSSDVLVVSIPLNEATRGSITSRELDLLGTDGLLVNVARGPIVHEGDLYAALRDRRIAGAVLDVWYRYPGPDGRGLPANEPFGALPNVLLTPHSSGITADTFLGRLGDIAENITRLAEGRPLKNLVETT